CACCCTCCCAGGTTCAGTCCCGAGGACAAATACGTGATGTATAGGGTTAAGATGAAGAGGCTGAGCGGAATCCTTCAACTAGATGAAAAACCCTATTATGTCCCGGGTTAGCTTCGAGATTCTCATTTTTACTGTTAAAATTTAAAAACTCTTCTTGGAGATATAACAGATCTAGATGCCGCCGTAGTATAGCCCGGCCTAGTATGCGGGCCTGTCGCACGCCCTTCTCCCCCTTTCCATGTTTAAAATAATTCTCTTGCTTCACACACGTTTACATCATTATAAGATGAGAATTGAGAGAGCGCCGCCGCCGGGATTTGAACCCGGGTCACGGGCTCTCTGCACGCCCTTCTCCAATCTAATACTGCATTACTCATAGTGCTTATAAAGTTTTCACCTACTTTGTCCCAAGCATTGTGAAGGGTTCGCGAACGATCTGGGCGGAGGCCCGGGTTTACGGGTCGGCAAGGGCTGGGGGTTTTGAAACGTGTTAGTTGCCTTCACAATGATCCCACATCATCGCTCCCGTAACCGGTAACTTATTTTAACCATTCCAGTTTTGATGAATAACGGG
This is a stretch of genomic DNA from Thermosphaera aggregans DSM 11486. It encodes these proteins:
- a CDS encoding RNA-protein complex protein Nop10 translates to MNWLMRKCPRCGRYTLSAFKCPVCGSELVVPHPPRFSPEDKYVMYRVKMKRLSGILQLDEKPYYVPG